A single window of Populus nigra chromosome 17, ddPopNigr1.1, whole genome shotgun sequence DNA harbors:
- the LOC133677568 gene encoding uncharacterized protein LOC133677568: MAESLDNGEFWLPPQFLLDDDTVLMENNTANNLKNWSTKDVFGYSETEYGKSSVPYEIPNGFGSFGFSSDLSSPVESVVGSTETESDEEDYLAGLTRQMAHSTLENDFKKNDFPCGTEKTKGWVLSGSPQSTLCAVGSSCGCRQGSSRGSPNGSSPPATWDLLYEAAGEVERMKMNNEEGCCFNSQSRGLSGPPRKPPPISIPSKNPISDVSLYQQQQSLAYQKLQASQQLRRQVMQQQQQQQQQQQRVWGGQNNILGTGVLFPQKPHQTQPVVQNRGRNITSVGRGPLGLSASAWPPLQNITQQQQQQHLQQQNNNHGGSGMRAVFLGNPGGKRESAGTGVFLPRQIVTRTESRKKQGCPTVLLPAKVVLALNLNLEGMGAQAQFQPRFNGSFTTDSDTAAARPRSNNILSHQKHLNGRPQPVMSNEVSLPSEWTY, encoded by the exons ATGGCAGAGAGTTTGGATAACGGTGAGTTTTGGCTGCCTCCTCAGTTTCTCTTAGACGACGATACTGTACTTATGGAAAATAATACTGCTAATAACTTGAAGAACTGGAGTACCAAGGACGTCTTTGGCTACTCTGAAACTGAGTATGGCAAATCTTCGGTCCCATACGAGATTCCTAATGGATTTGGTTCCTTTGGGTTTTCTTCGGATCTCAGTTCACCTGTTGAGTCTGTGGTTGGCTCTACTGAGACAGAGAGTGACGAAGAAGATTACCTGGCTGGGTTAACTCGCCAAATGGCTCACTCCACCCTTGAAAATGATTTCAAGAAAAACGACTTTCCTTGCGGCACCGAAAAGACTAAG GGTTGGGTTTTGTCTGGATCGCCTCAATCAACGCTATGTGCAGTTGGAAGCAGCTGTGGTTGTAGACAAGGGTCTAGCCGTGGAAGCCCGAATGGGTCTTCACCTCCAGCAACTTGGGATCTGCTGTACGAGGCTGCAGGGGAAGTAGAGAGGATGAAAATGAACAACGAAGAAGGATGTTGCTTTAACAGTCAAAGTAGAGGACTATCAGGTCCACCAAGAAAACCCCCTCCAATCTCTATTCCGTCGAAAAATCCCATCTCCGACGTTAGTCTCTACCAACAGCAGCAGTCTCTTGCTTACCAGAAGTTGCAGGCATCTCAA CAACTGAGACGACAAGtgatgcagcagcagcagcagcagcagcagcagcagcagcgtgTTTGGGGAGGGCAAAACAACATTTTGGGGACTGGAGTATTGTTTCCTCAAAAGCCGCATCAGACTCAGCCAGTGGTCCAAAACAGAGGGAGGAATATTACTAGTGTTGGTAGAGGACCATTGGGTTTGTCTGCATCTGCTTGGCCGCCTCTACAAAACATAacacagcaacagcaacagcaacatcTCCAACAGCAGAACAACAATCATGGTGGTTCGGGCATGCGGGCTGTTTTCCTTGGTAATCCTGGAGGGAAAAGAGAAAGTGCTGGTACTGGGGTTTTCTTACCTCGTCAAATCGTTACCCGAACTGAATCTCGCAAGAAGCAAG GGTGTCCCACTGTTTTGCTTCCAGCGAAAGTGGTGCTGGCTCTCAACTTGAATTTGGAAGGAATGGGTGCTCAGGCCCAGTTCCAGCCTCGTTTTAATGGAAGTTTCACAACTGACAGTG ATACAGCTGCTGCAAGGCCTCGCAGCAATAACATTCTCTCTCATCAGAAACATCTCAATGGCAGGCCACAACCAGTAATGAGCAACGAAGTCAGCTTACCCTCGGAATGGACTTATTGA